The following are from one region of the Myotis daubentonii chromosome 2, mMyoDau2.1, whole genome shotgun sequence genome:
- the ABHD13 gene encoding protein ABHD13 has translation MEKSWMLWNFVERWLITLASWSWALCRISLLPLIVTFHLYGGIILLLLIFISIAGILYKFQDVLLYFPEQPSSSRLYVPMPTGIPHENIFIRTKDGVRLNLILVRYTGDNSPYSPTIIYFHGNAGNIGHRLPNALLMLVNLKVNLLLVDYRGYGKSDGEASEEGLYLDSEAVLDYVMTRPDLDKTKIFLFGRSLGGAVAIHLASENSHRISAIMVENTFLSIPHMARTLFSFFPMRYLPLWCYKNKFLSYRKISQCRMPSLFISGLSDQLIPPVMMKQLYELSPSRTKRLAIFPDGTHNDTWQCQGYFTSLEQFIKEVIKSHSPEEMAKTSSNVTII, from the coding sequence ATGGAAAAGTCCTGGATGCTGTGGAACTTCGTTGAAAGATGGCTAATAACCTTGGCCTCCTGGTCTTGGGCGCTCTGCcgtatttctctcttacctttaATAGTGACTTTTCATCTGTATGGAGGCattatcttacttttgttaataTTCATATCAATAGCAGGTATTCTATATAAATTCCAGGATGTATTGCTCTATTTTCCAGAACAGCCATCTTCCTCACGCCTTTATGTTCCCATGCCCACTGGTATTccacatgaaaacatttttatcagaACCAAAGATGGAGTGCGTCTGAATCTTATTTTGGTAAGATATACTGGAGACAATTCACCCTATTCTCCAaccataatttattttcatgGGAATGCAGGCAACATAGGTCACAGGTTACCAAATGCATTGCTTATGTTGGTTAACCTCAAAGTTAATCTTTTGCTTGTTGATTATCGAGGATATGGGAAAAGTGATGGAGAAGCAAGTGAAGAAGGACTCTACTTAGATTCTGAAGCTGTGCTAGACTATGTGATGACTAGACCTGACCttgacaaaacaaaaatttttctttttggtcgTTCCTTGGGAGGAGCAGTGGCTATTCATTTGGCTTCTGAAAATTCACATAGGATTTCAGCCATTATGGTGGAGAACACATTTTTAAGCATACCACATATGGCCAGgactttattttcattctttccaaTGCGTTACCTTCCTTTATGGtgctacaaaaataaatttttgtccTACAGAAAAATTTCTCAGTGCAGAATGCCTTCTcttttcatctctggactctctGACCAATTAATTCCACCAGTAATGATGAAGCAGCTTTATGAACTCTCCCCATCTCGGACTAAGAGATTAGCCATTTTTCCTGATGGAACTCATAATGACACATGGCAGTGCCAAGGTTACTTCACTAGCCTTGAACAGTTCATCAAAGAAGTAATAAAGAGTCATTCTCCTGAAGAAATGGCAAAAACTTCATCTAATGTGACaattatataa